From the Nodularia sp. NIES-3585 genome, one window contains:
- the moeB gene encoding molybdopterin-synthase adenylyltransferase MoeB — protein MLNPNLDQIQLTKDDYERYSRHLILPEIGLEGQKRLKAASVLCIGTGGLGSPLLLYLAAAGIGRIGIVDFDIVDTSNLQRQVIHGTSWVGKPKIESAKNRIHEINPHCQVDLYETRLSAENALDIIKPYDIVVDGTDNFPTRYLVNDACVLLDKPNVYGSIFRFEGQATVFNYEGGPNYRDLYPEPPPPGMVPSCAEGGVLGILPGMIGIIQATETVKIITGKGNTLSGRLLLYDALEMKFRELKLRPNPIRPVIEKLIDYEQFCGIPQAKAEEAKQQMEMSEMTVKELKELLDSGAKDFVLLDVRNPHEYEIAKIPGSVLIPLPDIENGDGVAKVKEILNGHRLIAHCKLGGRSAKALGILKEAGIEGTNVKGGINAWSKEVDPSVPEY, from the coding sequence ATGCTCAATCCCAATCTGGATCAAATCCAGTTGACCAAAGACGATTATGAACGCTACTCCCGCCATCTAATTTTGCCAGAAATTGGACTAGAAGGACAGAAGCGTTTAAAAGCTGCTAGCGTTTTGTGTATTGGTACTGGTGGGCTAGGTTCGCCATTACTCTTATATCTTGCAGCCGCAGGTATCGGACGCATTGGTATTGTGGATTTCGATATCGTCGATACTTCCAACCTGCAACGCCAAGTAATTCACGGTACATCCTGGGTGGGTAAACCCAAAATTGAATCAGCAAAAAACCGAATTCACGAAATTAACCCCCATTGTCAGGTTGACTTGTACGAAACTCGCCTGAGTGCTGAAAACGCCCTAGATATAATTAAGCCTTACGATATCGTCGTGGATGGTACGGATAACTTCCCTACTAGATACCTCGTTAATGACGCTTGCGTATTGCTGGATAAGCCTAACGTCTACGGTTCCATTTTTCGCTTTGAAGGGCAAGCCACGGTCTTTAACTACGAAGGTGGGCCGAACTATCGTGACTTATACCCAGAACCACCACCACCAGGAATGGTTCCTTCTTGTGCAGAAGGTGGCGTATTAGGTATTTTGCCAGGAATGATTGGCATTATTCAGGCTACAGAAACAGTAAAAATCATCACCGGCAAGGGTAATACCTTAAGTGGACGATTACTGTTATATGATGCCTTAGAAATGAAATTCCGGGAATTGAAACTGCGTCCTAATCCCATTCGCCCAGTTATTGAAAAGCTGATAGACTACGAACAATTCTGCGGAATTCCGCAAGCTAAGGCAGAGGAGGCCAAACAGCAGATGGAAATGTCAGAAATGACCGTTAAGGAATTGAAAGAATTATTGGATAGCGGTGCAAAGGATTTTGTACTATTGGATGTCCGTAATCCTCATGAATACGAAATTGCCAAAATCCCTGGTTCTGTATTAATCCCCTTACCGGATATTGAAAACGGCGACGGGGTAGCGAAGGTCAAAGAAATCCTCAATGGTCACCGCTTGATTGCTCATTGTAAGCTGGGTGGACGGTCTGCCAAAGCCTTGGGTATCCTCAAAGAGGCGGGGATTGAGGGGACGAATGTTAAAGGCGGAATTAACGCTTGGAGTAAGGAAGTAGATCCTTCAGTTCCAGAGTATTAA